In one window of Verrucomicrobiia bacterium DNA:
- a CDS encoding DUF721 domain-containing protein, with amino-acid sequence MKSRYRFKTVLLEKRPLKGVGEDLEWAPGDVATAADSMQKLLTRLHLEERLQQDRIRKIWPRVVGEFNSQNSFPESLKRKVLTVRVSNSPYLHQLTMIKGELLKKVQKECGVETIREIRFSV; translated from the coding sequence ATGAAATCGCGTTATCGTTTCAAAACAGTTCTATTAGAGAAGCGACCTTTAAAAGGGGTGGGTGAAGATTTGGAATGGGCTCCGGGTGATGTCGCAACAGCAGCGGACTCTATGCAAAAATTATTAACACGTTTGCATTTGGAAGAGCGGCTGCAGCAGGATAGGATTCGTAAAATTTGGCCGCGCGTTGTTGGAGAATTTAATTCGCAAAATTCTTTTCCCGAATCGCTCAAGAGAAAGGTGTTAACGGTGCGAGTCAGTAATTCTCCTTATTTGCATCAGTTGACGATGATTAAGGGTGAGTTGTTAAAAAAGGTTCAGAAAGAGTGCGGTGTAGAAACTATCAGAGAAATTCGTTTTAGTGTGTGA
- a CDS encoding MoaD/ThiS family protein, translating into MQTTEKITLTFHLHGPLRKIGDKIPLQFPQGISTAEALANFFTHYPKFADWQNVTRCAMDMEYLSTNHQFETNVEIHLIPPVSGG; encoded by the coding sequence ATGCAAACAACGGAAAAAATTACTCTAACCTTCCATCTGCACGGTCCACTTCGCAAAATTGGCGATAAAATCCCACTACAATTCCCTCAAGGAATTTCCACCGCGGAAGCGCTAGCTAATTTTTTCACCCATTACCCCAAATTTGCCGATTGGCAAAACGTCACCCGTTGCGCGATGGATATGGAATATTTATCAACTAATCACCAATTTGAAACTAACGTTGAAATCCATCTCATTCCACCAGTGAGTGGGGGGTAA
- a CDS encoding 7-carboxy-7-deazaguanine synthase QueE codes for MTKTLTVNEIYSSIQGESTWAGLPCIFIRLTFCDLRCNYCDTEYAFHEGKKMTFKEISQQVKKYSIPLVEVTGGEPLLQPQTPQLLTSLCDTGYNVLLETSGTHDISKLDPRVHRIMDLKCPSSGESQKNLFSNLRYLNQNDEIKFVIGSREDYEWAREIVQSKELATHVKAILFSAVFPIASQLGHIQGHRGIEAKTLVEWILADHLPVRFQLQMHKFIWPPQQRSV; via the coding sequence ATGACAAAAACCTTAACTGTTAACGAAATTTACTCCAGCATTCAGGGTGAAAGTACTTGGGCAGGATTGCCTTGTATCTTTATTCGACTCACTTTTTGCGATCTCCGTTGTAACTATTGCGATACCGAGTATGCCTTTCATGAAGGCAAAAAAATGACCTTCAAAGAAATTTCACAACAAGTAAAAAAATATTCCATCCCTTTAGTCGAAGTCACAGGTGGCGAACCACTCTTACAACCTCAAACACCTCAACTTCTCACGTCTCTTTGTGATACAGGCTATAACGTCCTTTTGGAAACCAGCGGCACCCACGATATTTCTAAACTCGATCCTCGCGTCCACCGCATCATGGACTTGAAATGTCCCAGTAGCGGCGAATCACAAAAAAACCTCTTTAGCAATTTGCGATATTTAAATCAAAACGACGAAATCAAATTTGTCATCGGATCACGAGAAGATTACGAATGGGCGCGCGAAATCGTTCAAAGCAAAGAACTAGCAACTCACGTTAAAGCTATTCTTTTTTCTGCTGTCTTTCCCATCGCTTCTCAACTTGGCCATATCCAAGGTCATCGGGGAATTGAAGCAAAAACTCTAGTCGAATGGATACTCGCCGATCATCTTCCTGTGCGTTTTCAACTTCAAATGCACAAATTCATTTGGCCACCTCAGCAACGCAGTGTATAA
- a CDS encoding ferredoxin produces the protein MADLANKYPENVAGKFYVDNQCIDCDLCRETAPNNFTRQDDGGYSYVYKQPETPDEEKQCQEAMEGCPVEAIGNNGS, from the coding sequence ATGGCGGATTTAGCAAACAAATATCCTGAAAATGTTGCAGGCAAATTTTATGTCGATAATCAATGTATCGATTGCGATCTTTGTCGCGAAACGGCACCCAATAATTTTACCCGCCAGGATGATGGGGGTTATTCTTACGTTTATAAGCAACCGGAAACGCCTGACGAAGAGAAACAATGTCAGGAGGCTATGGAAGGTTGTCCGGTAGAAGCCATTGGTAATAACGGGTCTTAG
- the mnmE gene encoding tRNA uridine-5-carboxymethylaminomethyl(34) synthesis GTPase MnmE: MINLTQSHNTIVALATPPGRSAIAVIRVSGPQALAFLTSLTSVKTLTSRRATLLQLATHEKKLDEVLATYFPQPHSYTGEDVIEISCHGNPLIVNHIIQALLQQGARLARPGEFTQRAFCNGRMDLTQAESVMELISAHSDAAIQSALATREGKLRQQIETLRNDLIHALAHLEAYIDFPDEDISPKTHQQLHQQLSHQIQTIKTLLATAQSGRLIREGIRTALVGLPNAGKSSLLNTLVEKERAIVTEIPGTTRDTIEEWIQIHGIPFHLIDTAGIREATERIEQEGIRRSRQALESAEIILHIIDLSEPWSKENEELSSAYDAKRVILIGNKSDLPEHPTVLTQKLSLLKISAKTGEGLTILKEKLFQKSEVTLSENEVTINLRHHDCLMRALPPLQRAVEGLHKQLAPELISIELRDALAALTEIIGVTSNEEILDQLFQTFCLGK; this comes from the coding sequence ATGATAAATTTAACTCAATCCCATAACACGATAGTAGCCTTAGCCACACCGCCCGGTCGCAGCGCCATTGCTGTGATTCGAGTGAGCGGCCCGCAAGCGCTTGCTTTCCTTACTTCCCTAACCTCGGTTAAAACCTTGACCTCACGACGAGCAACTTTGCTTCAACTGGCAACTCACGAAAAAAAACTCGACGAAGTTTTGGCAACCTATTTTCCACAGCCCCACTCTTATACAGGTGAAGATGTCATAGAAATTTCGTGTCATGGCAACCCTCTAATCGTTAACCACATTATCCAAGCTCTTTTACAACAAGGCGCTCGCTTAGCGCGCCCGGGCGAATTTACCCAACGCGCTTTTTGCAATGGCCGGATGGATTTAACCCAAGCCGAAAGCGTCATGGAACTTATCTCCGCTCACAGTGATGCTGCCATCCAATCCGCACTTGCTACCCGTGAAGGAAAACTTCGACAACAAATTGAAACTCTACGCAACGACCTTATCCACGCTCTGGCTCATCTCGAAGCTTACATCGATTTTCCCGATGAAGATATTTCTCCCAAAACCCATCAACAACTTCATCAACAACTTTCTCATCAAATTCAAACCATTAAAACACTCCTTGCCACCGCTCAATCAGGCAGATTAATTCGCGAAGGGATTCGCACCGCTCTGGTTGGTCTGCCTAACGCCGGCAAATCCAGCCTCTTGAATACGCTTGTGGAAAAAGAAAGAGCCATCGTCACAGAAATTCCTGGAACCACTCGCGACACCATCGAAGAATGGATTCAAATCCATGGCATTCCCTTTCATCTCATCGACACCGCGGGAATTCGTGAAGCCACAGAAAGAATCGAACAAGAAGGCATCCGCCGCAGTCGACAAGCATTGGAAAGCGCTGAAATCATTTTACACATCATCGACCTTTCCGAACCCTGGTCGAAAGAAAATGAAGAACTCTCTAGTGCCTATGATGCCAAGCGAGTTATCCTCATTGGCAATAAAAGCGACCTACCAGAACATCCTACCGTTTTGACCCAAAAACTATCTCTTCTCAAAATTTCGGCCAAAACTGGAGAGGGCCTTACCATATTAAAAGAAAAACTTTTCCAAAAATCCGAAGTCACACTTTCAGAAAACGAAGTCACGATTAATCTGCGCCATCACGATTGCCTGATGCGAGCGCTGCCCCCTTTACAACGCGCAGTCGAAGGACTCCACAAACAACTCGCTCCCGAATTGATTTCCATTGAACTTCGCGATGCTCTTGCTGCTTTGACGGAAATTATCGGAGTCACCTCCAACGAAGAAATTCTCGATCAACTCTTCCAGACCTTTTGTTTAGGAAAATAA